The Brassica rapa cultivar Chiifu-401-42 chromosome A10, CAAS_Brap_v3.01, whole genome shotgun sequence genome segment tggtaaatactttaaaacTCCAAGGATATCTCAAAAAAGgcccttcagttttaatagtattgattcttcTTCGTAAGAAGCAAAATATGTAATAAATCCACTTTGATTTTGGGCATCATTCCAATTCCGAATTAGAATAATATATCGTCTTTACCTTTCATAAAATCAACATTTAAAAGTGTgtaaaacacataaaaatatattagtaactATTATACCTTTTTGTACTGACTATCATGAAATTTACATGCGGACTTGCTCTGgcgtttgagattaaagaccgTTGTCTGGCTATGACCCACTTTCGAATGTGTGTCCGCACCGCTAAAAGGTTTGATCTCTAGTCTAAACTATCACGATGGGACCAAAACACtcaattatcaaaaaaaaaactattgtagTTTTTCTGTATACTTGTAATTCTTaacttttttaataataacatacAAAATATGTGAATTTTAATTTATCTAGTGATACACTGATAATACTAAGGGAAATTGCATCTAGTagcaaaaaaaagattataattcACTCACTGATTATTTATCCTAATTTACACTGATATGTGTTGTATAATGTGTACGTAATACTACAGTTTTACCCTTTTAATCAATCGGGACAATctgcaaaacaaaattaaatatatattagatattaTTTATTGGGACTAGTGGACATGGCTATTTGTATGTCACAAATGTTTCCCTGTATTAAATTTGTAACATGTAATAATTGAGGAAGCATAACAACTTATTTCTCCTTTTTTGCGATTACAAAGCTTCTGAGTACATCTCCGTCGACAGATTTTGGAGGAGCATGCCAACTGTGAGGACTCTTTTGAAGAAAAGAGTCAAAGAATTTTctgattttgaaatataaagTTGCGACGACGACATTGAGGCTCCGTGCATCCATTTTTTGTTGCACTCAAtaacccaaaaaaataaataacaaactaACCGaaattctcttttcttttttcttttttcttcttatctttctcaaaaaaaaaaaatttttgattttttttgttatttcacaATAACCCCTTTCTAGatgattttatgtttttttccaaaatgttttatattttataaacttgCTGATAACTTTTTGtaagaatatatttttcatcttttcaAGTGTATGCTCTGAAGTCTGAACCTTTTAGTCTGCTTTCCTTTTCGAAGTTCAGGTTTACTTGTTAAGACTATGTTTCTATGgtttttttcgattttatatcttattttgtatatatagttgtatctatcaaaaattaaatgatataaaattcTAGATGATAACAAAAAGAAAGGTTTGTACCGACCCTTTTGTTAGGCTAATTTTGGAGGTATCCTAAATATTGTGGATAAATACATGGCCAGAATATTATGTAAGTTGACTATCATGAAATATaagtacaaaatattttttttcttagatcATAAATCGAAAGTTTACTATCTAAAAACATTATAATTGTAATTTTCATGCACTAACAACAATACTAAACATGTTAGATCTGTCTAAGCATCGCAAACATTTGAAACCAGTAAATGCTTAAAACTGTAGGTTTCAGAATGATAAAAAcgttgtatttttttgttttttttttttgagcaaagaTGAAAACGTTGTGTTCTTTTCACATAGATGCTTAAGATCACATTAATAAGCCCAACACTCGTAAGTTCGTAACttatccagaaaaaaaaaaacaacttggAAAATGTACATAAAAATGGCAAAAGAACAAAACAGAAAAGACTCGTGTAATGCTTTTTAGCCTTCTACTCAAGAaaagaaatatatgaaaatgagaACAGAGAGAAGTGGGCAAAAATCTTCAGAGAGGTAGGCCCACCTCTCATCCTCTCTCCATAAATGAGAATCATGCTTGATTgctttcctctctctctctctctctctctctctctcacttccTCCATTCCTTTTTACTATCATTCTTCTTCCTTCATTTGCAGCCCATTTCCACTATCTTATTCTTCTTTTCCCATGATTATAAACACTAATCTCGAGAAGATAAAGTAACAACtgccctctctctctctctctctctattgtTCCTTGTGTTTCAAAGTTTCTTCCTTTTGGGCGGGTTTTGAGCAAGTTTTGGTCTTTTGTCTTTTCAGGTACGTTTCTTTAGTTTCTTGTAGTTGTAGACTTGTGGGTTTTGTCCCTAGTTTCTTGGTAGTGTGTCACAATTTTTTCTCTACCAAACTGTGAAAGCATGTGACAACTATTATGATTATTCTCAGCTTTTGTCTGGTTTTATTATGATACAAGTTTTCGTTTTATGTTCTATTTTAAAGGTTTCCCTTCCTCTTTTGGTGGAGAATTATTTCAATTTTGACCGGATATTGATAAGGTTGTGTGTAATCAATCTCTTGTTGTTTTGTGTAGTGATGGATACTGAAGAGAAGCCTCTTAATCCTCTTGATTCAAGCCATGGTGATTCTGCTCCTTCAGATCAGGTATACACACATGCAAGTATGATTCTTGGTTTCAATGATTGTTGATCTTGATGATGTGATTcttgaattgaattgaaaagATCTAAAATTGCCAAAGATTGCTTGATATGTTAGTTGCATCACTTCTCTTGTGGAACAGTTGTGTTTGTTTAAGTTCTCATGTAGCTCTTTTCTTTACTTTAATCTTTGTTCTTGATAAGAAGGCCGAAGAAGGATCCTCCTCTGCTATAACAGAAGAGACTTCTGCAAACGTTCAACAATGGAGACGCAACAATCTCTCCTTGCAGATACCTTCTAGAGCAGCCAATCTCTCTCCTGAAGAATCTGTTGTCATCAAAATGCCTCCAACGCCTAGTCCAACTCCAAGAAGAGTCAACTTCTCTTTGACTTCAAGCTCTCCAGCTCCTACTTCCTCTTCAGCTGCTCCTCCGAGGACTAAATCTTCCCTGAAGAATCTTATCCCAAAAGTTGGCTTCAAACCAAAACTCTCCAACACCGATGTAGAAAAGGGACAAGGGGATGTATCTTGTCAGGAGAAGGCTTTGATATCGAGGTCACTATCACTTTCGAAGCTGTTCACGCCTAGGATCAAGAGAACTTCGTCTCTACCTGTGACTCCCATTGTTCTTTTAAACTCAGAGTCAGCTCGCGGAGGAAGCAGTGTTACTCCTCAAACTCCAAGCGTAAGCGTTGTCTTGTGTCATTGTTCTTTCGTTTAGGTACTTATACTTGGTGTGTTGCAGAGCAAAGGGAGAGTGCAGATAGCTCGCTCTCGCTCTGTGCCTGTTAACGACAAGGAAGCAAGCTTAAAGGGAATGGATTCATTCTTCAGAGTGATCCCTTCAACTCCTCGTGTTAAAGAAGGAGACGTTTTGTTAAATGCATCAGAGGCTGTTAATACTGGTAAGCTCATGGTTCTGTCCGTTGAAtggtttcttttgtttattcatAGTAAATCTCCAATCTTAATGTATTCAACAGAAACATGTGATGCTGATGGAGAAGACATACCGGAGGAAGAAGCAGTTTGTAGGATTTGTTTGGTGGATCTCTGTGAAGGAGGAGAAACTTTTAAAATGGAGTGTAGTTGCAAAGGTGAGCTTGCTCTTGCTCACAAAGACTGTGCTCTTAAATGGTTCACCATAAAGGGTAACAAGACCTGTGAGGTGTGTAAACAAGAAGTCAAGAACTTACCTGTGACACTCTTAAGGATCCAAAGCATTAGAAACTCTGGTGTTCCTCAGATTGATGTCACTGGTTACAggttaaaaaaaatactctttACATTTTTCATTCTTGTACAAAAGTTTCTCCAAGAGTTAGAAGTTTTCAGAGTGTTTTTAAACATTGTTTCTCTATAGGGTTTGGCAGGAGGTCCCGGTTCTGGTAATCATCAGCATGCTTGCTTACTTTTGTTTCCTGGAGCAGCTATTGGTAAACCATCTTTTACTATTTATGTAAACAACAAGAAGCATCTCTCTATCTACTTAGTATAAGAGTAAATTTCCATTTGCAGGTTGAGAAAATGGGGACGGGTGCAATTGCTATATCGTTGCCGTTTTCTTGTATTCTTGGTCTTCTTGCATCCATGACTGCATCAACCATGGGTATGTGTCCTCTTTTTGGAAAAGTTCTTTCATTGTGCTCCTTGTTTCTGATGTGTGTTTGGTTAATTGGTTAAATTCTTTTTTGCAGTAATGAGAAGATTTGTTTGGATTTACGCATCTGTTCAGTTTGCTTTGGTTGTTCTCTTCGCCCATGTATTTTATTCCGTGGTTAGTACTCTCTAACGACAACATGAAGTTGCAACCTTTATCATGTATCAGTCTATAAACTCATAACTTGTGCTCTCTTGGTTGGTAAACAGGTGGAGTTGCAACCGGTCCTGTCAGTTCTTTTGTCAACATTTGCTGGATTTGGTGTCTGCATATGCGGAAGTTCAGTGATGGTTGAGTTTGTGAGATGGAAACGAAGATGGCGAACCAGAAGGCTAGAGCAGGAGCTGAACCATGCTCAGACGCTTCCCCAAACGCTGGATGCAACAACCTCTCAGCATCATCCAAATGCCTCCTAGAGGCGGGAAGTGGAAAGATGATTTTACATTTATACAGTAGTGGTTGGTTAATATTATGTGATGATTTGTATAAAAGAAAAGTGGAAAGATTGTCTTTGCTTTCTTTACATACACCATTGTATTTGTTGTAAGTTTGTAACTTTGATTGCTCAATCTCTGCAAACGAATTGTTTGTAGTAGTATTGCTTGTaaggttttcattttttttttgtcaacggttGTAAGGCTTTCgtgtataataaaatttgtaGTTTATGTAAACAGCTTAAATGTTATATCAAACCTAAGAAAAATTGACTATTTCATTAATCCCAACACTGAAAGAATAGGggtataatttattaattaattttgaaagaatgcatagttttgaaattttcattttGTGGAAGTGTATTGATGTTTCTATACCAGAGATCTGGATTATGATTAGTTGATTACAAATTTCAGAAaaactaatttagtaaaattataaaaagaactGAAGCATATTGTAAGTAGAACCAGCAAACCTAGgttttcataaaataattaaaggtgatttaaaagtattaaaatatgaaatatgaaatttattgtgccctttttcaaaaaaaaaaaaagtatggaaatatttttaacattctGATTAATATGTGGACACAGAAACAATAATGAAAATTGACAAAGGGTCACGAGACAATCACGTGCCAATACGGAGGAAAGATTTATTCTTCTCTCTGACTCTGGCAAAAACCCTTCTTTGCGGCGACGGTGGTGGACTTACGTGAAAGTGAAAGATTACAGCTATGAACTTCTCCACAAGGCTCGCTGAGAAACTTCCCGGCATCTTACCGGTGCCGTCTCATCCTCTCCTGCGTAAAGGTTTGTCCTTTTCAATCTGTTTCAATTGTCTCATCCTGGTTCCGAGTATTGCTTGTCCGTTTTGTTTCCCGTTAAGAGATGGGATGCAATCAAACGGAAACATATGTTTCTGGGTTTCTCTTTGTTTGTAATTTCTACTCGAAAGTCTCCACCTTTGTCGGAAACTCTTGTGTTCACTATCTCTAAGAGCTGTAAAGGAACTTTCGTGTCTGAATCCAATATGTGAACTGTTGTGTTAAGTTGAAGATGAAAAGCTAATGAGCATTCTCTTCTCACGTGTACCAGGAGCTATCATCCCCGAGTTAAGATTCTTTGCAACTGCTTCCCACAGTAGAAGATTGAGATTGGGGTTGCAGAAGAATAAGGTTTGGAGTTTGCAGAGAGCAGAACTCTGTGTAGTGACAAGTTTATGTATAGTTCATCCAGCAACTGAAGCCTATGCACAAGAAGCTATCGAAGCAATCAAATCCGAGAAAGTCATCGCTGTGCCTACCGATACTCTTTATGGATTCGCCTGTGATGCTTGGTAATGTTCAAACAAAGTGTGACAACCCATCCTCTCACTAGGAACCTAGgttcacagcgctgcagcgcaccgaccccaacccctccATTATGAGTCTTCTCtgactccataattaggttgttggtgagacTCGAACCCAGGTCCTCACCCTTTAGCAACACTCCTGTTACCAATTGATCTGTAGGTCAATTGGTGACAACTTGTCCGGTGGGAatgctgttaaagggtgaggtcctgggttcgaggctcaccaacaacctaattatagAGTTAGTGAGAACTTATAATAGAAGagttggggtcggtgcgctgcagcgctgtgagcctGGAGCCCACAGGTCAGATAGTTCCCACGGGGCGGGTTGTCACACAAAGATTAGCTGAATAAGCTTTACATTTAACCAAACTAAACTGTGGTTATATATAACATGAAACAGTTCGTTAGAAGCTGTTAACCGAATCTATGAGATCAAAGGCCGGAAGCTCACAAGCCCTTTAGCCATCTGCGTAGGAGACGTATTGGATATCAAGAGAGTCGCTACAACAAACCACTTACCTCACGGTTTGCTTGATTCTCTCTTGCCCGGTCCAGTCACGCTCGTCCTTCAACGAGGtttgcatcttcttcttctcaactGTGATTGCATTGCATAGCGATGATCTCTTTTATGTGAGAGTGTTGTTGTAGTGTTTTCAAAACAGGTGAGTCAAGCATTCTCGAAAAGTCGTTAAACCCGGGGATTGATACTATTGGAGTCCGTGTTCCGGACAGTGAGTTCATTAGAGAAGTATCGAGAGGTTCGGGGAGTGTTTTGGCTCTTACGAGTGCTAATCTAAGCGGTGATAGAAGCAGCGTTTGCGTGAATGATTTTGAGAATCTTTGGCAGCACTGTGCTTATGTCTATGATGGTGGTTTGCTTCCGTCGGGTCGTGCGGGGTCAACGATAGTTGATTTGAGTAAAGTGGGGAAGTATAAGATCATTAGACCTGGAAGGTATGTGTCATTGAGAGATGTTTTGTTGATCATGAGATCAATCAATGCTTGAATCTTGGTGAGGTGATACTTAGAAGAGtgttgttttttgttgttgttgattcaGTGCGAAGGAAGCAACAGTGGCAATTCTTGAGAAGTATTTGctggaagaggaagaagattgtTAAGAGAAGAAAAGAGCTGGTTAATTATATCATATGTTCGAAAAGAGAAGACTATTTGCTATGGTTCTTACTCGATCTTTGGTATTGGGTTTATCATATGTTATAACCGGCGTCCAAAAAATTAGATCTTTGTTAAACAGTTTTTAAAAAGGTTCGGTTTAGGCGTTCGAAAAATCAATCTGGTTACTCCTCTAATCAGTAATTACTGTCTAACCATTTTCTCGAACATTGGTTATAGGCATGATTCAGTGTAACATGTGATTTTGAGCGTGTGGGAAGTCCAAATTTAGTAGTCAGCATTTGTAATTTAAAGGAATTCGTGGACCGTTTTGTAATTTTAACCACAGCTTGTTATTGGTCCATttggaagatgaagaagttatgggATGTTAGGTACATCTTTAGGAAAAGGATCATGGAGTGTTTGTCTAGAAATAGTTAGTGATCTTGTATGAATAATTTCcaattaatttaagaaaaactagTAGGAAATTTAAAACGtgtaaaacataaattaattgaGGAATctattataaatgtttaattaggGGCTCAAAGATGAAGAAAATGTAATATAAGGCCTCAATTTCGAAATTTAGAACATTTAATTTCCACGTCtccgttcaaaaaaaaaaacgtttatcCACAGAGTTTTATTTGCTGAGAAGAGAGGATCAATCAATCCCTCTCAAACTCTTCTCACCACTGATTTTCTTCCTCTCGAACATTCCCTCGTCTCTATTTTTGATTCCTTGGATCCAACTGTGGTTTCTCAGTTGCGTGTTCTTGCCTCACGCCTGCCTTCAGGTACTGTTTCTTCATGCCTTCTTCAAACTTTATCAGATTTGTAAAATCAAGTTCGTGGGTGTAAAGTATTATCCTTTTGTGATAATTAGTTTCTCTGCAACTGAAAAATTAagtcttttcttttgatttctGATTCGGATTTAGAATTGAAGCAAAAAGAaagtgttttcttttttttttcaatttgcaTGGTCTTCCTTGTAACTAAAATGGTTGAATAGATATGTGTTTTCTAATCAGCTGATTTTGTTGTGTGCTATGCAGTTAGCTTGACTCAGTGAGGAAAAAAAATGGCGACTGGGGTATTGCCAGCTCCGTTCTCCGGGGTCAAGATCTCGGATTCGAAACTCGGCTTTGGTAAAAGCTTGAATATTGTGAGAATTTGTGATTTGAGAAGCCTAAGATCTGCTAGGAGAAGAGTTTCAGTGATCCGGAGTTCGAATCAAGGCTCTGATCTAGCCGAGCTTCAACCTGCTTCAGAAGGAAGCCCTCTCTTAGGTATTATGCTTAACAGATGCATTCACACTTATCATTCTTAGCTTCACAGTGATTGATTCTGTATGTTATGTTGGTTTTTGTAGTGCCAAGACAGAAGTATTGCGAGTCATTGCATAAGACGGTGAGAAGGAAGACTCGTACTGTCATGGTTGGAGATGTCGCACTTGGCAGCGAACATCCCATAAGGATCCAAACCATGACTACATCCGATACAAAGGATATTGCTGCAACTGTTGACGAGGTTTTTTGCAACTCTCTTGCTTTCAGATATTTGGATTGTAGTGCACCCTAAAGCTTACGACTGTTCCATTGACACTTGGCTCTGTGATTGTAGGTAATGAGAATAGCTGATAAAGGAGCGGACATTGTGAGAATCACTGTTCAAGGGAAGAAAGAGGCAGATGCATGCTTTGAAATCAAAGATAAACTTGTTCAGCTTAAGTAAGTTTATAGCCATACCCGAGTATCCTCCTACGCGTTGTGTGTGTTTTTGTAGTATAAAACTGAATCGGTGTTATTGCTGTGTGTATTACAGTTATAACATACCGCTTGTTGCGGATATTCATTTTGCTCCTGCTGTAGCGTTGCGTGTAGCTGAATGCTTTGACAAGATCCGCGTCAACCCCGGAAACTTTGGtacactttcttcttcttctttttttttgtctcttacTTGTTTCTTCATCTCAAGCACGAATGATTTGTTCTTGACATTGTAGCGGACAGACGGGCACAGTTTGAGACAATAGAGTACACAGAAGATGAATACCAGAAAGAACTTCAGCATATCGAGCAGGTAGAATTAAAAAAAGCATTTGTGTCACTTTTTCTTGTAAAGTATTAATCAGTCTAAACCCTCCTTTTCCCTTAGGTCTTCACTCCTTTAGTTGAGAAATGCAAAAAGTATGGGAGAGCAATGCGTATAGGGACAAACCACGGAAGTCTTTCTGACCGTATCATGAGCTACTATGGTGACTCTCCACGTGGAATGGTGAGAAgcctttttgaaactgtttcttttctttaccaCATGTAAAATGTTTGTCTGATTTGAtgagttttttttgtcacgacCAGGTTGAATCAGCGTTTGAGTTTGCACGGATATGCCGGAAACTAGACTACCACAACTTCGTTTTCTCGATGAAAGCTAGCAACCCGGTGATCATGGTCCAGGCCTACCGTCTACTAGTGGCGGAGATGTATGTTCATGGATGGGATTATCCTCTGCATTTGGGAGTCACTGAGGCAGGTGAAGGTGAAGATGGACGGATGAAGTCTGCTATCGGAATCGGGACGCTTCTTCAGGTACCGAGGATAAAGACATTCtctttttgataatttatataaCGTGATGGTTGTGGTAATTGCAGGATGGACTAGGTGACACGATAAGAGTTTCGCTGACTGAGCCACCAGAAGAGGAGATTGATCCTTGTAAGCGATTGGCCAACCTGGGAACAAAAGCTGCTGAGCTTCAACAAGGCGTTGTATGAATGATTTCTTCTTTCAGATACTTCTCTACTATAGTTTACAACTTCACTGTGACTAATGCAACCCGTTTTGTGTGTTAGGCACCGTTTGAAGAAAAGCATAGGCATTACTTTGATTTTCAGCGTAGGACTGGTGATCTACCTGTACAAAAAGAGGTAAGACTCTACATTTTGAacggaataaaaaaaaaaaggttttacgGACTTCATGATGTCTTCAAATGATTCTTCCTGGAAAACTGTAGGGAGAAGAGGTTGATTACAGAAACGTACTTCACCGTGATGGTTCTGTTCTGATGACGGTTTCTCTAGATCAACTAAAGGTGAGAGCATTTATAAAtgctcttctcttcttcttttacgTATCTATAACACTAAATGTAGAACGTATCATTGTCTTTACTTTCATTATTTCGATTTCTTTCTAGGCACCTGAACTCCTCTACAGATCGCTTGCTACAAAGCTTGTTGTGGGCATGCCATTCAAGGTGGGATGTATGGTTCATTTTATCTTCATGAGAGATGCATCCTGATTCTTTTACTTATCGAGTAATGCTTGTGTAGGATCTGGCAACGGTTGATTCCATCTTACTTAGAGAGCTACCACCTGTGGATGATCACGTGGCTGTAAGAATCACCCTTGCTTCTCCATATCGTTTTCTCTAAAGATTTTATATTGACTGAATGTAAAACATTGAGTTCTGTTTACAGCGTTTGGCTCTTAAACGGTTGATCGATGTAAGTATGGGAGTCATAGCACCTTTATCAGAGCAGCTCACAAAGCCATTGCCCAATGCAATGGTTCTTGTCAACCTCAAGGAACTATCTGGTGGTGCTTACAAGCTTCTCCCTGAAGGTGACTCGGATAAAAACTTTCCTGGCAAAAATCAGCTTTTTTTGGGTTTTCTTAGCATCGGTTATTTCAGGTACACGCTTGGTTGTCTCTGTACGAGGTGATGAGCCATACGAGGAGCTTGAAGTACTCAAGAGCATCGATGCTACTATGATTCTACATGATGTACCCTTCAATGAAGACAATGTTAGCAGAGTACATGCAGCTCGGAggtaataatataataaaaaattctcGCCATACAATCTTTTGATGAGCTCAAAGTTATGAGCCTTATCAGCTAACTGATACTCTTCTTGTCTTTGATTTGTAGACTTTTCGAGTTCCTATCAGAGAATTCAGTTAACTTCCCCGTCATTCACCACATTAACTTCCCAACAGGGATTCACAGGTAAGATAAACGACAAAAACCCTCTCCTCAGAACTTTGATATATGGTATGATGGTTTATTTCTTGTTGCGCAACAATGCAGGGACGAGTTGGTGATCCACGCAGGGACATACGCAGGAGCACTTCTAGTGGATGGACTTGGAGACGGTGTGATGCTAGAAGCACCTGATCAGGACTTCGAGTTCCTTAGGAACACTTCTTTCAACTTGTTACAAGGCTGCAGGATGCGTAACACCAAGACGGTATATATAAGCACAAACGAATCTCTATTATTCTCAAACCCTTCCTTAGAATGAAAAAGTAGTCACAGTGAATTGTTTGTTGCAGGAATACGTATCGTGCCCTTCTTGTGGAAGAACTCTGTTCGACTTGCAAGAAATCAGCGCTGAGATCAGAGAAAAGACTTCACATTTGCCTGGCGTTTCGGttagtaaaaaaaacaaaacctttgtttctttttgtgtttcaagaaaatgtttttttgttctgGTTGTTGGATTTGTGTAAACGAATGGAGTTTGAAAAATGGTGCAGATTGCAATAATGGGATGCATTGTGAATGGACCTGGAGAAATGGCTGATGCTGATTTCGGTTATGTAGGCGGTTCTCCCGGAAAAATCGACCTTTACGTTGGAAAGGTGACACCTTTACTACTCTCGGGTTTCCTGATCTTTTGAAGTGATATATTCAGTTTTTAAATTCTTTGGACAGACGGTGGTGAAGCGTGGGATTGCCATGTCGGAGGCAACTGATGCTCTGATCGGTCTGATCAAAGAACATGGTCGCTGGGTGGACCCACCGGTTGCTGATGAATAGATTCATTGTTAGTTCCAATGGCAAAGATGGATAAATGGATTATTATTTTCTGAAAATttgagagggagagggagaatatgtgtatgtatgtatatatacatatacctATTTGTTGTCTATTGCATCATATTCAACAATGGCCAAATCTCTCAACTGATGGTAGTTCTGAGGTTTAAATAATACTAACACAATCAAGTTAGCAGAAGTTGCTATCTTTGCa includes the following:
- the LOC103845473 gene encoding uncharacterized protein LOC103845473 isoform X2, with product MFYFKVMDTEEKPLNPLDSSHGDSAPSDQAEEGSSSAITEETSANVQQWRRNNLSLQIPSRAANLSPEESVVIKMPPTPSPTPRRVNFSLTSSSPAPTSSSAAPPRTKSSLKNLIPKVGFKPKLSNTDVEKGQGDVSCQEKALISRSLSLSKLFTPRIKRTSSLPVTPIVLLNSESARGGSSVTPQTPSSKGRVQIARSRSVPVNDKEASLKGMDSFFRVIPSTPRVKEGDVLLNASEAVNTETCDADGEDIPEEEAVCRICLVDLCEGGETFKMECSCKGELALAHKDCALKWFTIKGNKTCEVCKQEVKNLPVTLLRIQSIRNSGVPQIDVTGYRVWQEVPVLVIISMLAYFCFLEQLLVEKMGTGAIAISLPFSCILGLLASMTASTMVMRRFVWIYASVQFALVVLFAHVFYSVVELQPVLSVLLSTFAGFGVCICGSSVMVEFVRWKRRWRTRRLEQELNHAQTLPQTLDATTSQHHPNAS
- the LOC103845473 gene encoding uncharacterized protein LOC103845473 isoform X1, whose translation is MFYFKVMDTEEKPLNPLDSSHGDSAPSDQKAEEGSSSAITEETSANVQQWRRNNLSLQIPSRAANLSPEESVVIKMPPTPSPTPRRVNFSLTSSSPAPTSSSAAPPRTKSSLKNLIPKVGFKPKLSNTDVEKGQGDVSCQEKALISRSLSLSKLFTPRIKRTSSLPVTPIVLLNSESARGGSSVTPQTPSSKGRVQIARSRSVPVNDKEASLKGMDSFFRVIPSTPRVKEGDVLLNASEAVNTETCDADGEDIPEEEAVCRICLVDLCEGGETFKMECSCKGELALAHKDCALKWFTIKGNKTCEVCKQEVKNLPVTLLRIQSIRNSGVPQIDVTGYRVWQEVPVLVIISMLAYFCFLEQLLVEKMGTGAIAISLPFSCILGLLASMTASTMVMRRFVWIYASVQFALVVLFAHVFYSVVELQPVLSVLLSTFAGFGVCICGSSVMVEFVRWKRRWRTRRLEQELNHAQTLPQTLDATTSQHHPNAS
- the LOC103845473 gene encoding uncharacterized protein LOC103845473 isoform X4 — protein: MDTEEKPLNPLDSSHGDSAPSDQAEEGSSSAITEETSANVQQWRRNNLSLQIPSRAANLSPEESVVIKMPPTPSPTPRRVNFSLTSSSPAPTSSSAAPPRTKSSLKNLIPKVGFKPKLSNTDVEKGQGDVSCQEKALISRSLSLSKLFTPRIKRTSSLPVTPIVLLNSESARGGSSVTPQTPSSKGRVQIARSRSVPVNDKEASLKGMDSFFRVIPSTPRVKEGDVLLNASEAVNTETCDADGEDIPEEEAVCRICLVDLCEGGETFKMECSCKGELALAHKDCALKWFTIKGNKTCEVCKQEVKNLPVTLLRIQSIRNSGVPQIDVTGYRVWQEVPVLVIISMLAYFCFLEQLLVEKMGTGAIAISLPFSCILGLLASMTASTMVMRRFVWIYASVQFALVVLFAHVFYSVVELQPVLSVLLSTFAGFGVCICGSSVMVEFVRWKRRWRTRRLEQELNHAQTLPQTLDATTSQHHPNAS
- the LOC103845473 gene encoding uncharacterized protein LOC103845473 isoform X3; protein product: MDTEEKPLNPLDSSHGDSAPSDQKAEEGSSSAITEETSANVQQWRRNNLSLQIPSRAANLSPEESVVIKMPPTPSPTPRRVNFSLTSSSPAPTSSSAAPPRTKSSLKNLIPKVGFKPKLSNTDVEKGQGDVSCQEKALISRSLSLSKLFTPRIKRTSSLPVTPIVLLNSESARGGSSVTPQTPSSKGRVQIARSRSVPVNDKEASLKGMDSFFRVIPSTPRVKEGDVLLNASEAVNTETCDADGEDIPEEEAVCRICLVDLCEGGETFKMECSCKGELALAHKDCALKWFTIKGNKTCEVCKQEVKNLPVTLLRIQSIRNSGVPQIDVTGYRVWQEVPVLVIISMLAYFCFLEQLLVEKMGTGAIAISLPFSCILGLLASMTASTMVMRRFVWIYASVQFALVVLFAHVFYSVVELQPVLSVLLSTFAGFGVCICGSSVMVEFVRWKRRWRTRRLEQELNHAQTLPQTLDATTSQHHPNAS
- the LOC103845474 gene encoding yrdC domain-containing protein, mitochondrial isoform X2, with the translated sequence MNFSTRLAEKLPGILPVPSHPLLRKGAIIPELRFFATASHSRRLRLGLQKNKVWSLQRAELCVVTSLCIVHPATEAYAQEAIEAIKSEKVIAVPTDTLYGFACDACSLEAVNRIYEIKGRKLTSPLAICVGDVLDIKRVATTNHLPHGLLDSLLPGPVTLVLQRVFSKQVSQAFSKSR
- the LOC103845474 gene encoding yrdC domain-containing protein, mitochondrial isoform X1; the protein is MNFSTRLAEKLPGILPVPSHPLLRKGAIIPELRFFATASHSRRLRLGLQKNKVWSLQRAELCVVTSLCIVHPATEAYAQEAIEAIKSEKVIAVPTDTLYGFACDACSLEAVNRIYEIKGRKLTSPLAICVGDVLDIKRVATTNHLPHGLLDSLLPGPVTLVLQRGESSILEKSLNPGIDTIGVRVPDSEFIREVSRGSGSVLALTSANLSGDRSSVCVNDFENLWQHCAYVYDGGLLPSGRAGSTIVDLSKVGKYKIIRPGSAKEATVAILEKYLLEEEEDC
- the LOC103845475 gene encoding 4-hydroxy-3-methylbut-2-en-1-yl diphosphate synthase (ferredoxin), chloroplastic, which produces MATGVLPAPFSGVKISDSKLGFGKSLNIVRICDLRSLRSARRRVSVIRSSNQGSDLAELQPASEGSPLLVPRQKYCESLHKTVRRKTRTVMVGDVALGSEHPIRIQTMTTSDTKDIAATVDEVMRIADKGADIVRITVQGKKEADACFEIKDKLVQLNYNIPLVADIHFAPAVALRVAECFDKIRVNPGNFADRRAQFETIEYTEDEYQKELQHIEQVFTPLVEKCKKYGRAMRIGTNHGSLSDRIMSYYGDSPRGMVESAFEFARICRKLDYHNFVFSMKASNPVIMVQAYRLLVAEMYVHGWDYPLHLGVTEAGEGEDGRMKSAIGIGTLLQDGLGDTIRVSLTEPPEEEIDPCKRLANLGTKAAELQQGVAPFEEKHRHYFDFQRRTGDLPVQKEGEEVDYRNVLHRDGSVLMTVSLDQLKAPELLYRSLATKLVVGMPFKDLATVDSILLRELPPVDDHVARLALKRLIDVSMGVIAPLSEQLTKPLPNAMVLVNLKELSGGAYKLLPEGTRLVVSVRGDEPYEELEVLKSIDATMILHDVPFNEDNVSRVHAARRLFEFLSENSVNFPVIHHINFPTGIHRDELVIHAGTYAGALLVDGLGDGVMLEAPDQDFEFLRNTSFNLLQGCRMRNTKTEYVSCPSCGRTLFDLQEISAEIREKTSHLPGVSIAIMGCIVNGPGEMADADFGYVGGSPGKIDLYVGKTVVKRGIAMSEATDALIGLIKEHGRWVDPPVADE